One Papaver somniferum cultivar HN1 chromosome 10, ASM357369v1, whole genome shotgun sequence genomic window carries:
- the LOC113317484 gene encoding probable E3 ubiquitin-protein ligase LUL3 isoform X3, protein MPVRIPFQKGRGQKFHQPSGTGIDLGFFELDDLAKSSPSEDVFPLVIFAEASLPSDVEPEHALSSAQITQAILEKNNDEPNFQVKVIKQILWVGNARYELREIYGISNSTEVGFDDSEPGKRCVICMSEPKDTAVLPCRHMGCLNLACIMDVCLMETFSKRMSKCMQK, encoded by the exons ATGCCAGTGAGAATCCCATTTCAGAAGGGCAGGGGCCAGAAGTTTCATCAACCATCAGGAACCGGCATTGACCTAGGTTTTTTTGAGCTGGATGATCTGGCAAAATCGTCACCAAGTGAAGACGTATTTCCTCTTGTTATTTTTGCCGAGGCATCCTTGCCTTCAGATGTAGAGCCTGAGCATGCATTATCTAGTGCACAGATCACTCAAGCCATCCTAGAGAAGAACAATGATGAACCCAATTTCCAAGTGAAAGTAATTAAGCAAATATTATGGGTTGGTAATGCTCGCTATGAGTTGCGTGAAATTTATGGAATCAGTAACTCAACAGAAGTAGGATTTGATGACAGTGAACCAGGGAAGAGGTGTGTTATATGCATGTCTGAACCAAAAGATACAGCTGTTTTGCCTTGTCGACATATG GGATGTCTAAATTTAGCTTGTATAATGGATGTCTGTCTAATGGAGACTTTTTCAAAGAGAATGAGTAAATGCATGCAAAAGTAG
- the LOC113317484 gene encoding probable E3 ubiquitin-protein ligase LUL3 isoform X1 — translation MGISWSGSRRRNNDFFQNPSQFFSSSDPSPLFPPPPPQGPPPSYVFTGGNGSYPAPPSFPPPLPPPPPSYPYYYQFSSGHAHCGQLMGPVNYHQPYLVNEGNGRNGFRPVMVPQPQMTLPPPPPYLDHQMAKKIKNYVNVRKGSIKIQIDEKNLDSHLVSFTFDALVDGRKVKSVGSLHFILKCICQ, via the exons ATGGGAATTTCATGGAgtggtagtagaagaagaaacaatgacTTCTttcaaaacccatctcaattcttctcttcttcagacCCATCTCCTCTTTTCCCTCCTCCTCCACCCCAAGGTCCACCACCAAGTTACGTTTTTACAGGAGGAAATGGTTCGTATCCTGCACCCCCCTCATTTCCTCCACCATtaccgccaccaccaccttcttacCCATATTACTACCAGTTTTCTAGTGGGCATGCTCATTGTGGGCAACTGATGGGTCCTGTCAATTACCACCAACCTTATTTGGTGAATGAAGGTAATGGGCGGAATGGATTTAGACCTGTTATGGTTCCACAACCTCAAAtgacattaccaccaccacctccttatCTGGATCATCAAATGGCAAAGAAGATTAAGAATTATGTTAATGTACGTAAAGGTTCTATTAAGATTCAAATTGATGAGAAGAATCTGGATTCTCATTTGGTTTCTTTCACTTTTGATGCCTTGGTTGATGGCAG GAAGGTGAAAAGTGTAGGTTCACTCCACTTTATCCTGAAGTGTATATGCCAGTGA
- the LOC113317484 gene encoding probable E3 ubiquitin-protein ligase LUL3 isoform X2: MGISWSGSRRRNNDFFQNPSQFFSSSDPSPLFPPPPPQGPPPSYVFTGGNGSYPAPPSFPPPLPPPPPSYPYYYQFSSGHAHCGQLMGPVNYHQPYLVNEGNGRNGFRPVMVPQPQMTLPPPPPYLDHQMAKKIKNYVNVRKGSIKIQIDEKNLDSHLVSFTFDALVDGSCGLYTTLWILKFDEV; the protein is encoded by the exons ATGGGAATTTCATGGAgtggtagtagaagaagaaacaatgacTTCTttcaaaacccatctcaattcttctcttcttcagacCCATCTCCTCTTTTCCCTCCTCCTCCACCCCAAGGTCCACCACCAAGTTACGTTTTTACAGGAGGAAATGGTTCGTATCCTGCACCCCCCTCATTTCCTCCACCATtaccgccaccaccaccttcttacCCATATTACTACCAGTTTTCTAGTGGGCATGCTCATTGTGGGCAACTGATGGGTCCTGTCAATTACCACCAACCTTATTTGGTGAATGAAGGTAATGGGCGGAATGGATTTAGACCTGTTATGGTTCCACAACCTCAAAtgacattaccaccaccacctccttatCTGGATCATCAAATGGCAAAGAAGATTAAGAATTATGTTAATGTACGTAAAGGTTCTATTAAGATTCAAATTGATGAGAAGAATCTGGATTCTCATTTGGTTTCTTTCACTTTTGATGCCTTGGTTGATGGCAG CTGCGGACTGTACACTACACTGTGGATTCTGAAGTTTGATGAAGTTTAA
- the LOC113315846 gene encoding uncharacterized protein LOC113315846 has product MEQSSASGIPKNPDKFINDVLNHGEHSAVFRVNTKITIEELKHLACKQWRSLSPGSICFSYMDNAQVVFVTDDIQLQILIGFMILIDNEDVYLRVGMIPNHTSRSKSGCSRSSGSKSGCSSSSGSCSKSSCETESPKMVRVLDHDADKGKPLIIDEWNYVFDEIGREFMGGVKAIRIALDKYKMATGHKIVLLKNDTTRFTAKYEEDGCAWRIHFGPVNGDTSRFVMKDSNAHKLVVFILVHITYV; this is encoded by the exons ATGGAGCAGAGTTCAGCctcag GGATACCAAAGAATCCTGACAAGTTTATTAATgatgttttgaatcatggtgagcaTTCTGCGGTTTTTCGTGTTAATACTAAAATAACCATAGAAGAATTGAAGCATTTAGCATGCAAGCAGTGGAGGTCTTTGTCCCCTGGGAGTATATGTTTCAGCTATATGGACAATGCTCAAGTAGTTTTTGTGACAGATGATATACAACTACAAATCTTAATTGGTTTCAtgattcttattgataatgaagatgtGTATTTGCGTGTGGGTATGATTCCGAATCATACTTCTCGTTCTAAGTCTGGTTGTAGCAGAAGTTCTGGTTCTAAGTCTGGTTGCAGCAGTAGTTCTGGTTCTTGTTCTAAGTCTTCTTGTGAAACTGAAAGTCCTAAGATGGTAAGGGTGTTAGATCATGATGCAGACAAGGGGAAGCCTCTTATTATCGATGAATGGAATTATGTATTTGACGAGATTGGTAGAGAATTCATGGGTGGTGTTAAAGCTATTAGGATTGCTCTCGATAAGTACAAGATGGCTACTGGTCACAAGATTGTTCTTCTTAAAAATGACACAACTCGTTTTACTGCAAAATACGAAGAAGATGGTTGTGCttggaggattcactttgggcCTGTGAATGGTGATACTTCTCGGTTCGTGATGAAAGATTCTAACGCTCACAAGTTAGTGGTTTTCATACTAGTCCACATTACTTATGTTTAG
- the LOC113315847 gene encoding uncharacterized protein LOC113315847, with protein MAMMRSRIVILLGDANSKPVLDLFYKAAYSYTPANFEEALRGMHAIGCGHVANYIRTIPKGKWENAFFPVCRYGDHSSTLDESFNNWVLPFKKLLAFVLLDAIGLKVMEKISERRILGLETFNTWLTPEYEALLKENIDIGRTWTVVQSMEILYEVRWRVNGFPCAHACASIQATREDIYSFVETYFTTEWYNRTYQHIILPIPNYDKPKSYDPSDRVIVPIPVPPPGRRRKNRIKNAYEKQKRAMMCTKCFTLGHHNRTTCPMI; from the exons ATGGCGATGATGAGAAGTCGTATAGTGATTTTACTTG GTGATGCGAATTCGAAGCCCGttcttgatttgttttacaaagctgCGTACTCTTACACACCAGCGaactttgaagaagctttgcGGGGCATGCATGCAATTGGATGTGGGCATGTTGCTAACTATATCAGGACTATTCCAAAGGGGAAATGGGAAAATGCATTTTTCCCTGTATGCAGATATGGTGATcactcttcaactcttgatgagtCCTTCAACAACTGGGTTCTTCCTTTCAAAAAGTTGCTTGCTTTTGTTCTTCTCGATGCGATAGg tttgaaggttatggAGAAGATATCTGAGAGAAGGATACTAGGTCTAGAAACTTTCAACACTTGGCTCACTCCTGAATATGAGGCTTTACTAAAGGAAAACATTGacattggtcgtacttggactGTTGTTCAGTCTATGGAAATATTGTATGAAGTCAG GTGGCGAGTTAATGGTTTTCCTTGTGCCCATGCTTGTGCTTCCATTCAAGCTACGAGAGAAGACATCTATTCATTTGTTGAGACATACTTCACCACCGAATGGTACAACAGGACATACCAGCACATCATCTTGCCAATCCCCAATTATGACAAGCCGAAgtcttatgatcctagtgatagggttATTGTTCCTATTCCTGTTCCTCCACCGGGTAGACGAAGAAAAAATCGCATCAAGAATGCATATGAGAAG